In one window of Poriferisphaera corsica DNA:
- the thiL gene encoding thiamine-phosphate kinase: MQEFELLENIFKQNGSLPSNITIPPGDDMGAFTIGNQTVLVTVDQLADGIHFTLETTSIKRIARKAVTRNLSDVAAMGATPIAAICAVSFPKSLASHHAESLLEHIRQTGQTFSCPVIGGDISAWPGKLLISITVFASMQPQHGSPILRSTAQPNDALYVAGPLGGSIIDHNNTIHHLDFTPQLDLAQHLAAEQGSRRPSAMIDISDGLLRDLSHIAKLSNLTAIIDVPQIPISDAALIAAKTSTHPPYHHALTDGEDYQLLFSAPLDAFPSQQTSYHGHTITRIGSLVPRHQSLIMLNLPDGQTVTPQYLGWEHHS, encoded by the coding sequence ATGCAAGAATTCGAACTCCTCGAAAATATCTTCAAGCAAAATGGCTCACTCCCATCCAACATCACCATTCCCCCGGGCGATGACATGGGCGCATTCACCATCGGCAACCAAACCGTTCTCGTCACAGTCGATCAACTCGCTGATGGCATCCACTTCACCCTCGAAACCACCTCCATCAAACGCATTGCCCGCAAAGCCGTCACCCGCAATCTCTCCGATGTTGCAGCGATGGGCGCAACCCCAATCGCCGCAATCTGCGCAGTCAGTTTCCCAAAATCACTTGCATCCCATCACGCTGAATCCCTCCTCGAGCACATCCGCCAAACCGGCCAAACCTTCAGTTGCCCTGTCATCGGCGGCGACATTTCCGCATGGCCCGGCAAGCTCCTGATCTCCATCACAGTCTTCGCATCCATGCAACCTCAGCACGGCTCACCCATCCTCCGTTCCACAGCACAACCCAACGATGCCCTCTACGTCGCCGGTCCCCTCGGCGGCTCCATCATCGATCACAATAATACCATTCACCATCTCGATTTCACTCCTCAGCTCGATCTCGCGCAGCACCTCGCCGCAGAGCAGGGTTCCCGCCGCCCATCTGCCATGATCGACATCTCCGACGGCCTGCTCCGCGACCTGTCTCATATCGCCAAACTCTCCAATCTCACCGCCATCATTGATGTCCCGCAAATCCCCATCTCAGATGCCGCCCTCATCGCCGCAAAAACCTCCACACACCCTCCCTATCACCATGCATTAACCGACGGCGAAGATTATCAACTCCTCTTCTCTGCCCCGCTTGACGCTTTTCCCAGCCAGCAAACCTCCTATCACGGCCACACCATCACACGCATCGGCTCACTTGTCCCACGCCACCAATCCCTTATCATGCTCAACCTCCCTGACGGCCAAACCGTCACCCCGCAGTACCTTGGATGGGAACATCATTCGTGA
- the glgP gene encoding alpha-glucan family phosphorylase, which yields MLSPDLARIRSFKVVPSLPEPLKPLLDIANNMWWSWHPEAVNLFMRLDRELWQQTNHNPVKMLGMLPQKTLETMAKDEGFLSSLEKVLENFENHMKRTPWLDRTDHKPGDFKVAYFCSEFGLTECFQIYSGGLGILAGDHLKSASELGMPLVAVGLLYRHGYFQQYLNADGWQQEYLPDLDFANLPVTRVRNEDKQQLKVKVEMPGRDVTCGIWKVQVGRIPLYLLDTNMPENDVADRAITGQLYGGDMEMRIKQEIVLGIGGVRMLNALGIKPDVCHMNEGHSAFLALERIRDLIEEKNITFDEACSLASAQNVFTTHTPVPAGIDRFPPDMIKRYFKDYIGNVKLDMEGLLALGRENVFNKNEFFSMAVLAIRTSDWANGVSKLHGVVSRDMWHNIWPHVPRHEVPITHVTNGVHARTWLSGDLSNLLDRYLGSRWQNDSADHSVWQAVEEMPDEEIWDVHESRRQRMILWARRQLRKQMKQRGASEEHIRDVCDGLSAKNLTIGFARRFATYKRGNLILRDAERLLKLLRSTDKPVQFLIAGKSHPADGGGKDLIRQIVQFARQSNVAHRIVFIENYDMHVARYLVQGCDVWMNNPRRGMEASGTSGMKAALNGVLNCSIMDGWWDEAYESDLGWAIGRGEEYANPEVADDIESKSLYDLLEKEIVPLFYDRDDHGVPRGWVKKMKRCISQLAPMFNSNRQVQEYAEKLYLPALRRTRVLEKDNLKEAISYTHQNYRLRDNWDKLYVESVDAATESPLGVHDSLGVSSIVYLGDLKPEEVRVQVYSGQVGNDGELLTGNAFDMDVAEDLGDGKYRFIGSINAGTSGRYGFAIRIVPGGLNFEGMVIPGLILWEQPATKPQAAEPAPEQTEAVEQN from the coding sequence ATGCTTAGCCCGGACTTGGCACGAATTCGGTCGTTCAAAGTTGTTCCCTCACTCCCCGAGCCCCTGAAACCACTCCTTGATATCGCAAACAACATGTGGTGGAGTTGGCACCCCGAAGCGGTCAACCTCTTTATGCGTTTAGACCGTGAGCTTTGGCAGCAGACCAATCACAATCCGGTCAAGATGCTCGGTATGCTACCGCAAAAAACGCTTGAAACCATGGCCAAGGATGAAGGCTTCCTGAGTTCTCTTGAAAAAGTACTTGAGAACTTTGAAAACCACATGAAACGCACACCTTGGCTTGATCGCACTGATCACAAGCCCGGCGATTTTAAGGTGGCTTACTTCTGCTCTGAATTCGGCCTCACCGAATGCTTCCAGATCTACTCTGGTGGTCTCGGCATCCTCGCTGGCGATCATCTTAAGTCCGCCTCCGAGCTCGGCATGCCACTCGTAGCCGTCGGCCTTCTATACCGTCATGGCTACTTCCAGCAGTACCTCAACGCTGATGGTTGGCAACAGGAATATCTTCCCGACCTAGACTTTGCCAATCTCCCTGTCACGCGTGTCCGTAACGAAGACAAACAACAATTAAAAGTAAAAGTCGAAATGCCCGGCCGTGATGTCACTTGCGGCATCTGGAAGGTACAAGTCGGTCGTATCCCGCTATACCTCCTCGACACAAATATGCCTGAAAACGACGTCGCAGATCGTGCCATCACCGGCCAGCTCTACGGCGGCGACATGGAAATGCGCATCAAACAGGAAATCGTTCTCGGCATCGGCGGTGTCCGCATGCTGAACGCACTCGGCATCAAGCCTGATGTCTGTCACATGAACGAAGGCCATTCCGCTTTCCTCGCGCTCGAACGTATCCGCGATCTCATCGAAGAAAAGAACATTACATTCGATGAAGCATGCTCACTCGCTTCCGCACAAAATGTCTTCACAACACACACACCAGTGCCAGCCGGCATTGACCGCTTCCCACCTGACATGATCAAGCGTTACTTCAAAGATTACATCGGTAACGTCAAGCTCGACATGGAAGGCCTCCTCGCACTCGGCCGCGAAAACGTCTTCAACAAAAACGAATTCTTCTCGATGGCTGTACTCGCCATCCGTACATCAGATTGGGCCAACGGCGTCTCCAAACTCCATGGCGTCGTCTCACGTGACATGTGGCATAACATTTGGCCACACGTCCCACGCCACGAAGTCCCCATCACACACGTCACCAACGGCGTCCACGCACGCACTTGGCTCTCCGGCGATCTCTCCAACCTACTCGACCGTTACCTCGGTTCACGTTGGCAAAACGACTCCGCCGACCATTCAGTTTGGCAAGCCGTTGAAGAAATGCCGGATGAAGAAATCTGGGATGTTCACGAATCACGTCGTCAGCGCATGATCCTCTGGGCACGCCGCCAACTGCGTAAGCAGATGAAGCAACGTGGCGCATCAGAGGAACACATCCGCGACGTATGTGACGGGCTCAGCGCCAAGAATCTCACCATTGGTTTCGCTCGCCGCTTCGCAACCTACAAGCGCGGCAACCTCATCCTCCGTGATGCAGAACGCCTCCTTAAACTCCTGCGTAGCACCGACAAACCTGTCCAGTTCCTCATCGCAGGCAAGTCACACCCCGCAGACGGTGGCGGTAAAGATCTCATCAGGCAGATCGTTCAATTCGCACGCCAATCAAACGTGGCTCACCGCATCGTCTTCATCGAAAACTACGACATGCACGTGGCACGCTACCTCGTTCAAGGCTGCGATGTCTGGATGAATAACCCACGTCGCGGCATGGAAGCATCCGGTACCTCCGGCATGAAAGCCGCTCTTAATGGTGTCCTCAACTGCTCAATCATGGACGGCTGGTGGGACGAAGCCTACGAGTCCGATCTTGGCTGGGCCATCGGCCGCGGCGAAGAATATGCCAACCCAGAAGTTGCAGACGATATCGAAAGCAAGTCACTCTACGACCTGCTCGAAAAAGAAATTGTCCCACTCTTCTACGACCGTGACGATCACGGCGTACCACGCGGCTGGGTCAAGAAAATGAAACGCTGCATCTCGCAACTCGCGCCGATGTTCAACTCGAACCGTCAGGTTCAGGAATACGCTGAAAAACTCTATCTCCCAGCGCTCCGCCGCACACGCGTCCTTGAAAAAGACAACCTCAAGGAAGCCATCTCATACACGCATCAAAACTACCGCTTGCGTGATAACTGGGACAAGCTTTATGTCGAATCCGTCGACGCAGCCACAGAATCACCGCTCGGCGTTCATGATTCACTCGGCGTCTCTTCCATCGTCTATCTTGGCGATCTAAAACCTGAAGAGGTGCGTGTTCAGGTCTACTCAGGCCAGGTCGGCAACGACGGTGAACTCCTCACCGGCAATGCATTCGATATGGATGTAGCTGAAGACCTTGGTGACGGCAAATACCGTTTCATCGGTTCAATCAATGCTGGCACGAGCGGCCGATATGGCTTCGCCATCCGCATCGTTCCTGGCGGTCTCAACTTCGAAGGCATGGTCATCCCTGGCTTAATCCTCTGGGAACAGCCTGCCACCAAACCTCAGGCCGCAGAACCTGCACCTGAACAAACCGAAGCTGTCGAGCAAAATTAA
- a CDS encoding MotA/TolQ/ExbB proton channel family protein, which translates to MIMQRGGIMMWPLLALSLTSMTLAFERLWFFVSQNHPGQKSKIDRVGRLLRDGDIEKARLLVEVDRTVYGRAVSRLVNEKNINDAGMIDAVESQRHRLERYMPTLSTIISAAPMIGILGTVIGIISAFQVLSESAGTAETSELSKGIAEALITTAAGLIVMLVTLFPYNAFKAQIERTLSRLESLTASALTPQDEPVAETESE; encoded by the coding sequence ATGATCATGCAACGTGGTGGCATCATGATGTGGCCTCTACTTGCTTTGAGCCTTACCTCCATGACGCTTGCTTTCGAGCGTTTATGGTTCTTCGTCTCGCAGAACCATCCCGGACAAAAGTCTAAAATTGATCGCGTTGGGCGATTACTTCGTGATGGCGATATTGAAAAAGCACGATTATTGGTCGAAGTCGACCGAACCGTTTATGGCCGCGCTGTTTCCAGACTCGTCAATGAAAAAAACATCAACGATGCCGGTATGATCGACGCCGTTGAGAGCCAACGTCACCGTCTTGAACGCTACATGCCCACGCTTTCTACAATCATCTCTGCTGCACCCATGATCGGTATCCTTGGCACAGTCATCGGCATCATCTCTGCTTTCCAGGTGCTTTCCGAATCTGCAGGCACCGCTGAAACCAGCGAACTCAGCAAAGGCATCGCAGAGGCCCTCATCACCACCGCAGCAGGCCTCATCGTCATGCTCGTCACACTTTTTCCCTACAACGCATTCAAAGCCCAGATCGAGCGTACGCTCAGCCGCCTTGAGTCGCTGACCGCTTCCGCGCTGACGCCACAAGACGAGCCTGTCGCCGAAACAGAATCGGAATAG
- a CDS encoding protein-disulfide reductase DsbD family protein, producing the protein MVENQEMNLRSKLFFFIAVTFAAVISIQTITTAQQFDLGAGLTAEPVTISATLSDKNARPGDHRIIAVVATMAPKFHINPEKQQIPEEASFLIPTSIEPIDGNAPVDFKQVQYPEAHDVTVYFTGKASKLPAYEGETVFYVPFVVNQNATPGEYNLKLRVDYQTCNDKVCLPPASKTIDLTLTILNTEQETQVATTLPSDSNLFNDFDPAGFGATATSTINTKQSVSFDVFGLSFELNGQGVGFIFFLLVAMAGGFLLNLTPCVLPVIPIKIMSLSNVAGNRFRCLMLGIWMSVGVVAFWLVLGGIIATVAETKAISVLFQNWWFTFSIGVFIAVMAIGMCGVFAIRLPNWVYSISPKQETATGSFGFGIMTAILSTPCTAPLMGAAAAWALTQSLPTVLATFTAIGFGMALPYLVLSAVPEWVEKMPRTGPASELIKQVMGLLMLAAAAYFIGVGLVSKFTTGLEQPSQLYWWPVMTFIALAGFWVIYKTWKITPSSIKRISWTIVGILTISSSLFGAVKLTEKGPIDWQYYSPDRLQTALDSGNVVVLDFTAEWCLNCKTLENTVLASNKVINAIDQDNVIAMKVDLTSSDNKQGWAKLTGVGRATIPLLVVYSPDGKEILKSDWYTADQVVKAINAAENDS; encoded by the coding sequence ATGGTTGAGAATCAAGAAATGAATCTTAGAAGCAAGTTGTTTTTTTTTATCGCTGTAACTTTCGCAGCCGTCATCAGCATTCAAACAATAACAACCGCTCAACAATTTGATCTCGGCGCAGGTTTGACCGCCGAGCCCGTCACAATCTCCGCTACATTAAGCGATAAAAACGCAAGACCCGGCGATCATCGCATCATTGCAGTTGTTGCCACCATGGCGCCTAAATTTCATATCAATCCTGAAAAGCAGCAGATTCCAGAAGAAGCCAGTTTCCTTATCCCCACATCTATCGAACCAATAGATGGCAATGCCCCTGTTGACTTCAAACAAGTTCAATACCCCGAAGCGCACGACGTGACGGTTTACTTTACAGGCAAAGCTTCCAAACTGCCTGCATATGAAGGCGAAACCGTTTTTTACGTGCCGTTCGTCGTTAATCAAAACGCTACACCCGGCGAGTACAATCTTAAACTTCGTGTTGATTATCAGACCTGCAATGACAAAGTATGCTTGCCACCTGCATCTAAAACAATTGACCTTACACTCACCATATTAAACACAGAACAAGAAACGCAAGTCGCAACCACATTACCTAGCGATAGCAACCTTTTTAATGATTTTGACCCAGCAGGATTTGGCGCAACAGCGACCTCCACAATCAATACAAAACAAAGCGTTAGCTTTGATGTCTTCGGTTTAAGTTTTGAGTTGAACGGCCAAGGTGTCGGTTTTATTTTCTTTCTGCTAGTCGCAATGGCAGGTGGCTTTTTACTCAATCTCACACCATGCGTTTTGCCGGTCATCCCGATTAAAATCATGAGCCTTAGCAATGTCGCTGGGAATCGATTCCGTTGCCTCATGCTTGGCATTTGGATGTCAGTTGGCGTTGTCGCATTCTGGCTTGTCCTTGGCGGCATCATCGCGACTGTTGCTGAAACCAAAGCGATCAGCGTCCTTTTCCAAAACTGGTGGTTCACCTTTAGCATCGGTGTTTTCATCGCAGTCATGGCTATAGGCATGTGCGGTGTTTTTGCAATCCGATTGCCCAATTGGGTCTACAGCATAAGTCCTAAGCAAGAAACGGCGACCGGCAGCTTTGGCTTTGGCATCATGACGGCAATCCTGTCTACCCCCTGTACTGCACCACTTATGGGCGCTGCCGCAGCGTGGGCACTGACTCAAAGTTTGCCAACCGTACTCGCAACTTTCACTGCAATAGGTTTTGGCATGGCGTTACCTTATCTCGTCCTATCTGCTGTCCCTGAATGGGTCGAGAAAATGCCTCGCACCGGGCCTGCAAGCGAATTGATCAAACAAGTAATGGGGTTACTCATGCTCGCTGCTGCCGCATACTTTATCGGTGTCGGTCTGGTCAGCAAATTCACCACCGGTCTTGAACAGCCATCACAACTTTACTGGTGGCCGGTCATGACCTTCATCGCCCTCGCAGGCTTCTGGGTGATTTACAAAACATGGAAGATTACACCCAGCAGCATCAAACGTATTAGCTGGACGATTGTTGGCATCTTAACGATCAGTTCCTCACTTTTCGGTGCAGTAAAACTCACTGAAAAAGGCCCTATTGATTGGCAGTACTACTCACCCGATCGTTTGCAAACCGCTCTTGATTCCGGGAACGTCGTCGTACTCGACTTCACCGCAGAATGGTGCCTCAACTGTAAGACACTCGAGAACACCGTCCTTGCATCTAACAAAGTCATTAATGCAATCGACCAGGACAACGTCATTGCGATGAAGGTTGATCTGACAAGCAGCGATAATAAACAAGGCTGGGCAAAGCTAACAGGCGTTGGCCGAGCCACAATTCCTTTGCTTGTCGTCTATTCACCTGACGGGAAAGAAATTCTCAAGAGCGATTGGTACACTGCTGACCAGGTCGTTAAGGCGATAAACGCTGCGGAAAACGATTCTTAA
- a CDS encoding response regulator transcription factor codes for MPSQTVYIVDDDEAVRDSLVMLLTSMGMAAVPFESAEAFLESAQKSPDQLSGCCVLDVRMPGMSGIEIQNKLGSLGINLPCIMVSGFGDVPSTVDSFKAGAVDFLEKPFNEQQLLDRVQAALLWDAEQRAYTEKLAEISMRYNRLTPRERQVMELVVEGKLNKQIAGELGLSHKTIEVHRAHVMDKMQADSLAHLVRMAMMLKQKEYRVFHPPIRPRLN; via the coding sequence ATGCCAAGCCAAACTGTTTACATCGTTGACGATGACGAGGCGGTTCGCGATTCGTTAGTGATGCTTTTAACCTCCATGGGTATGGCTGCGGTACCATTCGAATCTGCAGAAGCATTTCTCGAATCCGCGCAGAAATCTCCAGATCAGCTTTCGGGTTGCTGCGTACTTGATGTACGTATGCCTGGTATGAGCGGTATCGAAATCCAGAACAAGCTGGGTAGCTTGGGTATCAACCTGCCATGCATCATGGTCTCGGGATTCGGTGATGTGCCTTCAACCGTTGATTCTTTCAAAGCTGGTGCGGTTGATTTTCTCGAAAAACCATTCAACGAACAGCAACTGCTCGATCGTGTGCAAGCTGCTTTGTTATGGGATGCCGAGCAGCGTGCTTATACCGAAAAGCTTGCTGAAATTTCAATGAGGTATAACCGCCTGACGCCGCGAGAACGGCAAGTCATGGAGCTGGTTGTTGAGGGTAAACTCAATAAGCAAATCGCAGGTGAACTCGGGCTTTCACATAAAACCATTGAAGTTCATCGCGCTCACGTGATGGATAAGATGCAAGCGGATTCACTCGCTCATCTGGTTCGAATGGCCATGATGCTCAAACAGAAAGAATACCGCGTTTTCCATCCACCGATTCGGCCACGATTGAATTAA
- the fliM gene encoding flagellar motor switch protein FliM — protein sequence MTDVLDQSEVDALLAAVDTDDGSNEQSSESVKVFASGRGLIETDSEIKSYDFKRPERVSKEQMRALETLHDSFSRSFGAALSGFLRTIMEVKVANIEQMTYSEFTHSLPNPTCFNLLSAAPLEGNICLEISPLIIYPIIDRLLGGSNADLFIPQRPLTAIELRLVSKIIDRAISALDEVWSSVLPLKFKQEESESNPALVQIVAPNEVVVVVGFEMKMGGRAGTMSLGIPYAVIEPVVDKLSNQTWAAYKRHRDDDKLRNRLATHLDAARLDVSAILADTTIKLSELMNLQVGDVIMTEKPASAPLTLSVGEKRKFIGQLGQYHGNRAFKVNRHIAPKDRV from the coding sequence ATGACAGACGTTCTTGATCAAAGTGAAGTCGATGCCCTGTTAGCCGCTGTCGATACAGATGATGGTAGCAATGAGCAGTCCAGTGAGTCCGTGAAGGTCTTCGCTTCTGGACGAGGACTAATTGAAACTGACTCTGAAATTAAGAGTTATGATTTCAAACGCCCTGAACGCGTTTCCAAAGAGCAGATGCGGGCACTTGAAACGCTACATGATTCTTTTTCACGATCTTTTGGCGCAGCCTTATCTGGCTTCCTCCGCACTATCATGGAGGTCAAAGTCGCTAATATTGAGCAGATGACTTATTCAGAGTTCACGCACTCGTTGCCCAATCCCACTTGCTTCAACCTTCTCTCTGCAGCCCCTCTTGAAGGCAATATCTGCCTTGAGATCTCGCCGCTGATTATCTACCCGATTATTGACCGCCTGCTTGGTGGCTCCAATGCAGATCTGTTTATCCCTCAACGCCCACTGACTGCCATCGAATTAAGGCTCGTCTCCAAGATCATCGATCGTGCGATTTCAGCCCTTGATGAGGTTTGGTCTTCTGTCCTGCCACTGAAATTCAAGCAGGAAGAATCGGAATCCAACCCAGCGCTTGTGCAGATTGTTGCTCCCAATGAAGTGGTTGTTGTGGTTGGCTTTGAAATGAAAATGGGTGGACGCGCTGGCACAATGTCGCTTGGCATTCCATACGCAGTGATCGAGCCTGTTGTCGATAAACTTTCAAATCAGACTTGGGCTGCTTATAAACGTCACCGTGATGATGATAAGCTGCGCAATCGATTGGCAACCCATCTTGATGCCGCCCGCCTTGACGTATCCGCGATTTTGGCTGACACGACGATCAAGCTTTCTGAACTTATGAATCTGCAGGTCGGCGATGTCATCATGACCGAAAAACCCGCCTCAGCGCCGCTCACGCTTTCTGTCGGTGAAAAACGCAAATTTATCGGCCAACTTGGGCAATACCACGGCAACCGCGCGTTCAAAGTCAACCGCCACATCGCCCCTAAAGACCGCGTCTAA
- a CDS encoding beta/alpha barrel domain-containing protein → MENQERKRDVLRAGLKPVVISAPFGNYIQPSGTTATLGTYTAKARGGRVMQIIKTVRYYPRIKGWVNKIGLRNPGIDWLKMRVDSGKIDASDKLLSIHGFDDGEWYELLEKVEAIKPLAVELNMSCPNVGHINWPKDLFKRAVATGVPVVAKIPPVNYEQMIKDANADGVEAFHCCNTLPNVAGGISGKPLKPVAIQCIRDMRSQKEFRDALIIGGGGIYQNADVDDFLTAGADVVALGTKTMNPMLLISHGSVQPLIRYAEKAVNG, encoded by the coding sequence ATGGAAAATCAAGAGAGAAAACGTGATGTCCTTCGCGCTGGCTTAAAGCCGGTGGTGATTTCTGCGCCATTTGGCAACTACATTCAGCCGAGCGGGACGACTGCAACTCTTGGTACGTACACAGCTAAGGCGCGTGGGGGTCGCGTTATGCAAATCATCAAGACGGTGAGGTATTATCCAAGAATTAAGGGCTGGGTGAACAAAATCGGGCTTAGAAACCCCGGCATTGATTGGCTTAAAATGCGGGTTGATTCGGGGAAAATTGATGCAAGTGATAAGCTGCTGAGTATCCATGGGTTTGATGATGGTGAGTGGTATGAACTTTTGGAGAAGGTGGAGGCGATCAAACCGCTTGCCGTGGAATTGAATATGAGTTGCCCGAATGTGGGGCATATTAATTGGCCCAAGGACCTGTTTAAAAGAGCAGTGGCGACTGGTGTGCCGGTTGTGGCAAAGATCCCGCCGGTGAATTACGAACAAATGATCAAGGATGCCAATGCTGATGGTGTCGAAGCATTTCATTGCTGCAATACATTGCCAAATGTCGCAGGCGGGATAAGTGGAAAGCCACTGAAGCCTGTAGCAATTCAATGCATCCGAGATATGCGTAGCCAAAAAGAATTTCGGGACGCGTTGATCATTGGCGGCGGCGGAATCTATCAGAATGCAGATGTGGATGATTTTCTGACTGCTGGCGCGGATGTTGTGGCATTAGGGACGAAGACGATGAATCCGATGCTTTTGATCAGTCACGGATCGGTGCAGCCATTAATTCGGTATGCAGAAAAAGCCGTCAATGGCTAG
- a CDS encoding ComF family protein has translation MIRLGPYKAPLDRRIKSLKFHHVWKWADYLGKQLATALPQPHVGHAIYITAVPLHRNRRLKRGYNQSELIAKRIAKQRQFKYHTLLKRTKDTLPQSSLPPSKRDANVTGAFSIIHPNLNLENAHVIIIDDVKTSGSTLKQCAKLLRKANALTITAAVIAVASPSDHQPTDDHDADIYQTIHA, from the coding sequence ATGATCCGCCTTGGCCCTTACAAAGCACCTTTGGACAGGCGCATCAAATCTCTCAAATTCCACCACGTCTGGAAATGGGCTGACTATCTAGGCAAGCAACTCGCCACAGCTCTCCCACAGCCTCATGTCGGCCATGCAATCTATATCACTGCTGTTCCCCTGCACCGCAATCGCCGCCTCAAGCGTGGATACAATCAGTCCGAACTTATTGCCAAACGCATCGCCAAGCAACGGCAATTTAAGTACCACACGCTCCTAAAACGTACCAAAGATACCCTGCCTCAATCTTCACTTCCTCCATCCAAGCGTGATGCCAACGTAACCGGAGCTTTTTCAATTATTCATCCCAACCTAAACCTTGAGAATGCGCACGTCATCATTATCGACGACGTCAAGACCTCTGGTTCAACGCTCAAACAATGCGCCAAACTCCTCCGTAAAGCTAACGCGCTAACCATCACTGCTGCTGTCATTGCCGTTGCTTCTCCCAGCGACCATCAACCAACTGATGATCATGATGCCGACATCTATCAAACAATCCATGCATAA